A single genomic interval of Macaca nemestrina isolate mMacNem1 chromosome 14, mMacNem.hap1, whole genome shotgun sequence harbors:
- the LOC105498650 gene encoding protein prenyltransferase alpha subunit repeat-containing protein 1 isoform X6: MAETSEEVAVLVQRVVKDITNAFRRNPHIDEIGLIPCPEARYNRSPIVLVENKLGVESWCVKFLLPYVHNKLLLYRTRKQWLNRDELIDVTCTLLLLNPDFTTAWNVRKELILSGTLNPIKDLHLGKLALTKFPKSPETWIHRRWVLQQLIQETSLPSFMTKGNLGTIPTERAQRLIQEEMEVCGEAAGRYPSNYNAWSHRIWVLQHLAKLDVKILLDELSSTKHWASMHVSDHSGFHYRQFLLKSLISQTVIDSSVMEQNPLRSEPALVLPKDEEAAVSTEEPRINLHHLLEEEVEFSTDLIDSYPGHETLWCHRLPTVSGNGSGWTE; the protein is encoded by the exons ATGGCCGAGACCAGCGAGGAAGTGGCGGTGCTGGTGCAGCGGGTAGTGAAGGACATCACTAACGCCTTCAGGAGGAACCCGCACAT AGATGAAATTGGCCTGATCCCATGTCCTGAAGCTAGGTATAACCGGAGTCCCATAGTCCTGGTTGAAAACAAACTGGGTGTGGAGAGCTGGTGTGTCAAGTTCCTTTTACCATATGTCCACAACAAGCTCCTTTTGTACAGAACAAGAAAGCAATGGCTGAACAGAGACG AATTGATAGATGTCACATGTACCCTGCTGCTTCTAAACCCAGACTTTACCACTGCATGGAACGTGAG gaaaGAGCTAATCCTCTCTGGCACTTTAAATCCAATTAAGGATTTACATCTGGGAAAACTCGCCTTAACTAAGTTTCCAAAGAGTCCAGAAACTTGGATTCACAG GCGATGGGTGCTACAACAGCTAATTCAGGAAACCTCCTTGCCTTCCTTTATGACCAAAGGAAACTTGGGAACAATTCCCACAGAAAGGGCACAGCGACTCATACAAGAAGAGATGGAGGTCTGTGGTGAAGCAGCAGGGAGATACCCAAGCAACTATAATGCTTGGTCCCATCGCATCTGGGTTTTACAGCACTTGGCCAAGCTAGATGTCAAG ATTCTTCTTGATGAACTGTCTTCTACTAAACATTGGGCATCTATGCACGTTTCAGACCACAGTGGATTTCACTACCGCCAGTTTTTGCTAAAGTCTTTGATTAGCCAAACTGTGATAGACAGTTCTGTGATGGAGCAAAATCCTTTGAGAAGTGAGCCAGCGCTAGTTCTTCCAAAAGATGAAGAAGCAGCAGTTTCAACAGAGGAACCAAGGATTAATCTTCACCATCTTCTAGAAGAAGAAGTTGAATTCAGCACTGATCTTATTGATTCCTACCCAGGACATGAAACCCTTTGGTGTCATAG